The following coding sequences are from one Rhineura floridana isolate rRhiFlo1 chromosome 2, rRhiFlo1.hap2, whole genome shotgun sequence window:
- the LOC133377736 gene encoding SERTA domain-containing protein 2-like isoform X2 produces the protein MLGRGLKRKLSDYEENMAGVSSAFDSSRNLPYPLKRQLVLNVCLTKLQTYKMLAEPNLHRSVLIANTVRQIQEEMRQETSQQLIHMCSGLSTSPSSYLGLDLFGMPSHFFPGINQQESNGHETRSVEGPIENSLLMVSDNDMSSAISSILKDLDFMEDVSPPTYLAGSGDDQFKTSETPGFRLEDDRQDLKGVEWAFGSFEISNSTSYLKDLAIDDIFEDIDTSMYDSDFDCPSLTPPRASSVAPTEEILKTFPSCNSSSASNIPICRSDLSDLDHIMEILVGS, from the coding sequence ATGTTGGGGAGGGGTCTGAAACGTAAGCTGAGTGATTATGAAGAGAACATGGCTGGTGTGTCAAGTGCCTTCGATTCCAGTCGAAACCTGCCATATccactcaagaggcagcttgtGCTCAATGTGTGCCTCACCAAACTACAGACTTATAAGATGCTGGCGGAGCCAAACTTGCACCGCTCTGTCCTTATAGCCAACACAGTCAGGCAAATCCAGGAGGAGATGAGGCAAGAAACTAGCCAGCAGCTCATTCATATGTGCAGTGGCCTCAGCACCAGCCCTTCAAGTTACCTAGGCTTGGATTTGTTTGGAATGCCTTCACACTTTTTCCCAGGCATTAATCAGCAAGAGTCGAATGGTCATGAAACACGGTCTGTGGAAGGCCCAATTGAAAATAGCTTGCTGATGGTTTCAGATAATGACATGTCATCTGCCATTTCGTCTATTCTGAAAGACTTGGACTTCATGGAGGATGTGAGTCCACCTACTTACCTGGCTGGATCTGGAGATGATCAGTTCAAGACTTCTGAAACTCCAGGTTTCAGGTTGGAAGATGATAGACAAGACTTGAAGGGAGTAGAATGGGCATTTGGTTCCTTTGAAATTTCAAATTCAACTAGTTACTTGAAAGACTTAGCCATCGATGACATTTTTGAAGATATTGACACTTCAATGTATGATTCAGACTTTGACTGTCCCTCACTAACTCCTCCAAGAGCATCATCTGTGGCACCCACAGAAGAGATCTTGAAAACTTTCCCTTCTTGCAATTCCTCCTCGGCAAGTAACATCCCGATATGTCGAAGTGATCTCAGTGATTTGGACCATATCATGGAGATTCTCGTAGGGTcatga
- the LOC133377736 gene encoding SERTA domain-containing protein 2-like isoform X1 yields MWNHEAILLFTSLFMLGRGLKRKLSDYEENMAGVSSAFDSSRNLPYPLKRQLVLNVCLTKLQTYKMLAEPNLHRSVLIANTVRQIQEEMRQETSQQLIHMCSGLSTSPSSYLGLDLFGMPSHFFPGINQQESNGHETRSVEGPIENSLLMVSDNDMSSAISSILKDLDFMEDVSPPTYLAGSGDDQFKTSETPGFRLEDDRQDLKGVEWAFGSFEISNSTSYLKDLAIDDIFEDIDTSMYDSDFDCPSLTPPRASSVAPTEEILKTFPSCNSSSASNIPICRSDLSDLDHIMEILVGS; encoded by the exons atgtggaaccatgaagctattttgctgtttacctcttt GTTCATGTTGGGGAGGGGTCTGAAACGTAAGCTGAGTGATTATGAAGAGAACATGGCTGGTGTGTCAAGTGCCTTCGATTCCAGTCGAAACCTGCCATATccactcaagaggcagcttgtGCTCAATGTGTGCCTCACCAAACTACAGACTTATAAGATGCTGGCGGAGCCAAACTTGCACCGCTCTGTCCTTATAGCCAACACAGTCAGGCAAATCCAGGAGGAGATGAGGCAAGAAACTAGCCAGCAGCTCATTCATATGTGCAGTGGCCTCAGCACCAGCCCTTCAAGTTACCTAGGCTTGGATTTGTTTGGAATGCCTTCACACTTTTTCCCAGGCATTAATCAGCAAGAGTCGAATGGTCATGAAACACGGTCTGTGGAAGGCCCAATTGAAAATAGCTTGCTGATGGTTTCAGATAATGACATGTCATCTGCCATTTCGTCTATTCTGAAAGACTTGGACTTCATGGAGGATGTGAGTCCACCTACTTACCTGGCTGGATCTGGAGATGATCAGTTCAAGACTTCTGAAACTCCAGGTTTCAGGTTGGAAGATGATAGACAAGACTTGAAGGGAGTAGAATGGGCATTTGGTTCCTTTGAAATTTCAAATTCAACTAGTTACTTGAAAGACTTAGCCATCGATGACATTTTTGAAGATATTGACACTTCAATGTATGATTCAGACTTTGACTGTCCCTCACTAACTCCTCCAAGAGCATCATCTGTGGCACCCACAGAAGAGATCTTGAAAACTTTCCCTTCTTGCAATTCCTCCTCGGCAAGTAACATCCCGATATGTCGAAGTGATCTCAGTGATTTGGACCATATCATGGAGATTCTCGTAGGGTcatga